From a single Brassica napus cultivar Da-Ae chromosome C9, Da-Ae, whole genome shotgun sequence genomic region:
- the LOC106364199 gene encoding NAC domain-containing protein 41-like has protein sequence MDISTQRFAMNGRSMRLPPGFRFDPDDEDLVFEYLAKKVLHGPMDFDLPELRSCNVDPWDLLGDKNTEMYYFVKKEEIEKKGRETLSGYWEECEEEEVMESGDRGCNHLEGRKKTFAFYIGKRPRGTITPWIMYEFRLLSSRATRWSSSSLPRGAVENWRAVKVIVKEENEEEIEEEEQASDESDGEEVVQSR, from the exons ATGGACATTTCTACGCAAAGATTTGCCATGAACGGAAGAAGTATGAGACTACCTCCTGGGTTTCGGTTCGATCCGGATGATGAAGATCTTGTTTTCGAGTATCTAGCCAAGAAGGTCCTCCACGGTCCGATGGACTTCGACCTCCCTGAGCTCCGTTCTTGCAATGTTGATCCTTGGGACTTGCTAG GAGATAAGAACACGGAAATGTATTACTTTGTGAAGAAGGAAGAGATAGAGAAGAAAGGAAGAGAGACGTTATCCGGTTACTGGGAAGAGTGTGAAGAAGAGGAAGTAATGGAATCTGGAGATCGTGGTTGTAATCATTTAGAAGGAAGGAAAAAGACATTTGCTTTCTATATTGGGAAAAGACCTCGAGGAACAATAACTCCATGGATAATGTACGAGTTTCGGCTTCTTTCCTCTAGGGCTACACGGTGGTCATCGTCCTCTCTGCCTCGC GGTGCGGTAGAGAACTGGAGAGCGGTGAAGGTGATCGTAAAGGAAGAGAATGAGGAGGAGATCGAGGAGGAGGAGCAGGCGTCGGATGAGTCAGATGGCGAAGAGGTTGTTCAAAGCCGGTGA